One window from the genome of Pseudomonas fluorescens encodes:
- the ubiB gene encoding ubiquinone biosynthesis regulatory protein kinase UbiB, with protein sequence MKLLAVRRLLRIQRVVIRYRLDDLLFALPLPWFLLALRFVLPWRWFPRRTLDLTRGARLRLALQDLGPIFIKFGQILSTRRDLLPEDIADELMLLQDRVPPFDSKLSVALIEEQLGKKISEVFSRFDVEPLASASVAQVHAAQLKSGEEVVVKVIRPGLKPIIAQDLAWLFILARAAERLSADARLLHPVDVVQDYEKTIYDELDLLREAANASQLRRNFEGSPLLYVPQVYWDWCRPKVLVMERIYGIQVTDLATLADQRTDMKLLAERGVEIFFTQVFRDSFFHADMHPGNIFVSTVQPWSPQYIAIDCGIVGSLTPEDQDYLARNLFAFFKRDYRRVAQLHIDSGWVPAETKLNEFEAAIRTVCEPIFEKPLKDISFGQVLMRLFQTARRFNMEVQPQLVLLQKTLLNIEGLGRQLYPDLDLWNTAQPFLERWMRERVSPRALLGNVQSQFEQIPHLANMTRDLLERMSQPHAHDPAPPWHRRKDDWLLRLLGAAHLGGGAVLATGGPLSQLGHWPAGIMMAVGLYLVVRR encoded by the coding sequence ATGAAGCTGCTTGCCGTCCGCCGTTTGTTGCGCATCCAGCGCGTCGTGATCCGCTACCGCCTCGATGACCTGCTGTTCGCCCTGCCGCTGCCCTGGTTTCTCCTGGCGCTGCGCTTCGTGCTGCCGTGGCGCTGGTTCCCCCGACGAACCCTGGACCTGACGCGTGGCGCACGCCTGCGCCTGGCCTTGCAGGACCTGGGACCGATCTTCATCAAGTTCGGGCAGATCCTCTCGACCCGTCGCGACCTGCTGCCCGAAGACATCGCCGATGAACTGATGCTGTTGCAAGACCGCGTGCCGCCGTTCGATTCCAAGCTGTCGGTGGCGCTGATCGAGGAACAACTGGGCAAGAAGATCAGCGAAGTGTTCAGCCGTTTCGACGTCGAGCCCCTGGCCTCGGCCTCCGTGGCCCAGGTTCACGCCGCCCAGCTCAAGAGCGGCGAAGAGGTGGTGGTCAAGGTCATCCGCCCAGGCCTCAAGCCCATCATCGCCCAGGACCTGGCGTGGCTGTTCATCCTCGCCCGCGCCGCCGAACGGTTGTCGGCCGATGCCCGCCTGCTGCACCCGGTGGACGTGGTCCAGGACTACGAAAAAACCATCTACGACGAACTCGACCTGCTACGCGAGGCTGCCAACGCCAGCCAGCTGCGCCGCAACTTCGAAGGCTCGCCGCTGCTCTATGTGCCGCAGGTCTATTGGGACTGGTGCCGGCCGAAAGTACTGGTGATGGAGCGCATCTACGGCATCCAGGTGACAGACCTGGCGACCCTGGCCGACCAGCGCACCGACATGAAACTGCTGGCCGAGCGCGGCGTGGAAATCTTCTTCACCCAGGTGTTCCGCGACAGTTTCTTCCACGCCGACATGCACCCGGGCAACATCTTCGTCAGCACCGTGCAACCGTGGAGCCCGCAATACATCGCCATCGACTGCGGCATCGTCGGCAGCCTGACTCCCGAGGACCAGGACTACCTGGCCCGCAACCTGTTCGCCTTCTTCAAGCGTGATTACCGCCGTGTCGCCCAACTGCACATCGATTCGGGCTGGGTGCCGGCCGAGACCAAGCTCAACGAATTCGAAGCGGCGATCCGTACCGTGTGCGAACCGATCTTCGAAAAACCGTTAAAAGATATTTCCTTCGGCCAGGTACTGATGCGCCTGTTCCAGACCGCGCGACGCTTCAACATGGAGGTCCAGCCCCAGTTGGTGCTGTTGCAGAAAACCCTGTTGAACATCGAAGGCCTCGGTCGCCAGCTGTACCCGGACCTCGACCTGTGGAACACCGCCCAACCGTTCCTCGAACGCTGGATGCGCGAGCGTGTCAGCCCGCGCGCCTTGCTGGGCAACGTGCAGAGCCAGTTCGAGCAGATCCCGCACCTGGCCAATATGACCCGCGACCTGCTCGAACGCATGTCCCAACCCCACGCCCACGACCCGGCGCCACCGTGGCACCGACGCAAGGACGATTGGCTGTTGCGCCTGCTTGGCGCGGCTCACCTGGGCGGCGGCGCAGTGCTGGCGACCGGCGGGCCGTTGAGCCAACTGGGTCACTGGCCGGCCGGTATCATGATGGCGGTCGGTCTGTATCTGGTCGTTCGCCGATAG
- the hisI gene encoding phosphoribosyl-AMP cyclohydrolase: protein MKNWQDEIKWDADGLVPAIAQDHKTGRVLMMAWMNREALALTAAENRAIYWSRSRGKLWRKGEESGHVQHLHEMRLDCDGDVIILMVEQVGEIACHTGRQSCFYRVFENGDWKTVDPVLKDPHAIYSGHTHE from the coding sequence ATGAAAAACTGGCAGGACGAGATCAAGTGGGACGCTGACGGCCTGGTGCCGGCCATCGCCCAGGACCACAAGACCGGGCGCGTATTGATGATGGCCTGGATGAACCGTGAAGCACTGGCCCTGACCGCCGCCGAGAACCGAGCCATCTATTGGTCACGTTCCCGTGGCAAGCTGTGGCGCAAGGGTGAAGAGTCCGGGCATGTGCAACATCTGCATGAGATGCGCCTGGACTGCGACGGCGACGTCATCATCCTGATGGTCGAGCAGGTCGGTGAGATTGCCTGCCACACCGGCCGTCAAAGCTGCTTCTATCGCGTCTTCGAGAACGGCGACTGGAAAACCGTCGACCCGGTGCTCAAGGACCCGCATGCCATTTATTCAGGACATACCCATGAGTGA
- a CDS encoding phosphoribosyl-ATP diphosphatase translates to MSDTLTRLAQVLEERKGAAADSSYVASLYHKGLNKILEKVGEESVETIIAAKDAAISGDCSDVIYETADLWFHSLVMLAQLGQHPQAVLDELDRRFGLSGHVEKASRPSA, encoded by the coding sequence ATGAGTGACACCCTGACCCGCCTGGCCCAGGTGCTGGAAGAGCGCAAGGGCGCCGCGGCCGACAGTTCCTATGTCGCCAGCCTGTACCACAAGGGCTTGAACAAGATTCTGGAAAAAGTCGGCGAAGAATCCGTCGAGACCATCATCGCCGCCAAGGACGCCGCCATCAGCGGCGACTGCAGCGACGTGATCTACGAGACCGCCGACCTGTGGTTCCACAGCCTGGTCATGCTGGCCCAACTGGGGCAGCATCCGCAGGCCGTACTGGATGAACTGGACCGTCGCTTCGGTCTGTCCGGGCACGTCGAGAAAGCCTCGCGCCCGTCCGCCTGA
- a CDS encoding twin-arginine translocase TatA/TatE family subunit, which translates to MGIFDWKHWVVILVVVVLVFGTKKLKNLGTDVGESIKGFRKAMNDDEKPADPTTNQAQPAQPTQPVHPQATQPVNAPNTIDVQAQKVEEPIRKDS; encoded by the coding sequence ATGGGTATCTTTGACTGGAAACACTGGGTCGTCATCCTGGTCGTCGTGGTGCTGGTGTTCGGCACCAAGAAACTGAAGAACCTCGGCACCGATGTCGGCGAGTCGATCAAGGGTTTTCGCAAGGCCATGAACGATGACGAGAAACCGGCCGATCCGACGACAAACCAGGCTCAGCCCGCACAACCGACCCAACCGGTACACCCACAGGCCACCCAGCCTGTGAATGCGCCGAATACCATCGACGTGCAGGCCCAAAAAGTCGAAGAGCCCATCCGCAAAGACTCGTGA
- the tatB gene encoding Sec-independent protein translocase protein TatB has product MFGISFTELLLVGLVALLVLGPERLPGAARTAGLWIGRLKRSFNAIKQEVEREIGADDIRRQLHNEHILSLEQEARKIFTPTQQEPTPVQPEAEPTVAPQVPEGGAPVTEPAPVTPTVADTAPPAAPAPNDPTLPPRAP; this is encoded by the coding sequence ATGTTTGGTATCAGCTTCACTGAACTGCTGCTCGTCGGCCTCGTCGCCCTGCTGGTACTGGGCCCCGAGCGCCTGCCGGGGGCCGCGCGCACCGCCGGTCTCTGGATCGGGCGCCTGAAGCGCAGCTTCAATGCGATCAAACAGGAAGTTGAACGTGAAATCGGTGCCGACGACATCCGTCGGCAACTGCACAACGAACACATTCTGTCCCTGGAGCAGGAGGCGCGGAAAATCTTCACGCCCACCCAGCAGGAACCGACGCCAGTTCAGCCTGAGGCCGAGCCGACGGTGGCTCCCCAAGTGCCAGAAGGTGGCGCGCCGGTGACTGAACCGGCGCCAGTGACACCGACGGTCGCGGATACAGCGCCCCCCGCTGCCCCTGCGCCTAACGATCCTACTTTGCCGCCGCGAGCCCCATGA
- the tatC gene encoding twin-arginine translocase subunit TatC, giving the protein MSDIPENDQPMPLVSHLTELRTRLLRCVAAVFIIFAGLFSFTQQIYTFVSTPLRQYLPVGATMIATDVSSPFLTPLKLTMMVSLFLAIPVILHQIWGFIAPGLYKHEKRIAVPLLVSSILLFYTGMAFAYYLVFPLIFKFFAAATPAGVEMMTDISSYLDFVMTLFFAFGVAFEIPVAVVLLVWIGVVDVAYLKKIRPYVIIGCFVVGMILTPPDIFSQTLLAVPMWLLFEIGILFGGLVRKRREEEPEDQPVDDHNDQPPATQA; this is encoded by the coding sequence ATGAGCGATATCCCTGAAAACGACCAGCCGATGCCGCTGGTATCGCACCTCACCGAGTTGCGCACCCGCCTGCTGCGTTGCGTCGCGGCGGTGTTCATCATCTTCGCCGGGCTGTTTTCCTTCACCCAGCAGATCTACACCTTCGTCTCCACGCCACTGCGCCAGTACCTGCCGGTAGGCGCGACAATGATCGCCACCGACGTGTCGTCGCCGTTCCTGACGCCATTGAAGCTGACGATGATGGTCTCGCTGTTCCTGGCGATCCCGGTGATCCTGCACCAGATCTGGGGCTTCATCGCACCGGGCCTGTACAAGCATGAAAAGCGCATCGCCGTGCCGCTGCTGGTGTCCAGCATCCTGCTGTTCTACACCGGCATGGCCTTCGCCTATTACCTGGTGTTCCCGCTGATCTTCAAGTTCTTCGCCGCCGCCACCCCGGCGGGCGTGGAGATGATGACCGACATCAGCAGCTACCTGGATTTCGTCATGACGCTGTTCTTCGCCTTCGGCGTGGCGTTCGAAATCCCCGTGGCCGTGGTACTGCTGGTGTGGATCGGCGTGGTCGACGTGGCCTACCTGAAGAAGATCCGCCCCTACGTGATCATCGGCTGCTTCGTGGTCGGCATGATCCTGACCCCGCCGGACATTTTCTCCCAGACCCTGCTGGCGGTGCCGATGTGGCTGCTGTTCGAGATCGGCATCCTGTTCGGTGGACTGGTGCGCAAGCGCCGGGAAGAAGAACCCGAGGACCAGCCGGTCGATGACCACAACGACCAGCCGCCAGCGACCCAAGCGTGA
- a CDS encoding 16S rRNA (uracil(1498)-N(3))-methyltransferase, with product MNLLLLEEADFIGPDRVILSDRRLTHMQEVHRSAVGDSLRVGRIGGLMGSAQVLRLEAREAELQVTLDQPPPAKLPLTLVLALPRPKMLRRVFQTVATMGVPRVVLVNSYRVEKSFWQTPFLEPEAIREQLILGLEQARDSVLPEIIIEKRFKPFVEDRLPAIANGTLGLVGHPGNHPPCPRALTEPVTLAIGPEGGWIPYEIDLLGKAGLQPVQLGERILRVETAVTALLARLF from the coding sequence GTGAACCTGCTGCTGCTCGAAGAGGCCGACTTCATCGGGCCTGACCGCGTCATCCTCAGCGATCGCCGGTTGACCCACATGCAGGAAGTCCATCGCAGTGCCGTCGGTGACAGCCTGCGGGTCGGGCGCATCGGTGGGTTGATGGGCTCGGCCCAGGTGCTGCGCCTGGAAGCTCGCGAGGCCGAACTGCAAGTGACCCTCGACCAGCCGCCGCCGGCCAAGTTGCCGTTGACCCTGGTGCTGGCGCTGCCGCGTCCGAAAATGCTCAGGCGAGTGTTCCAGACGGTCGCCACCATGGGCGTGCCGCGGGTAGTGCTGGTCAACAGCTATCGCGTGGAAAAGAGCTTTTGGCAGACGCCGTTCCTGGAGCCCGAGGCCATCCGCGAGCAACTGATCCTGGGCCTGGAACAAGCCCGGGACAGCGTGCTGCCAGAGATCATCATCGAAAAACGCTTCAAACCCTTCGTCGAGGACCGCCTGCCGGCCATCGCGAATGGCACCCTCGGCCTGGTCGGCCACCCTGGCAACCACCCGCCCTGCCCGCGAGCGCTGACAGAACCGGTGACCTTGGCCATCGGCCCCGAAGGCGGTTGGATTCCCTACGAGATCGACCTGCTGGGCAAGGCCGGCCTGCAACCGGTTCAACTGGGCGAACGAATCCTGCGGGTCGAGACTGCGGTTACGGCGCTGCTTGCCCGGTTGTTCTGA
- a CDS encoding methyl-accepting chemotaxis protein: MFRWLAQGLGNVSVNRKLGAGFGLVLFLTLMIAFTGWSSLGNVISRGDKLGFIASLNDLSKDLNLASIDYNTTRGEKGPQAVNDLLGKLEAGLKTARELIEQPADVALIDKQLAAVAEYKGAFAQMTRATVSREDARSKLGASADNAVARVAEVEKLMLQAGDVTSFNSVVTLSKAIQQARYQVRGYTYSGKSDAQQPALDAIDAVLKLLARLPDQLPQEHAANLQQASDSFNLYRAAVAQFRDSQIDNAAALQRMSEQGQILMDASQKLTVSQTAVRDRDAAQAKMVLIVAAALALLFGVIAALFITRQIVGPLGETLKVAERVAAGDLTHNLTSDRRDELGQLQRAMQSMTVGLRQLIGGISEGVTQIASAAEQLSAVTEQTSAGVNSQKVETDQVATAMHEMTATVQEVARNAEEASEAAVAADQQAREGDKVVGEAIAQIERLAKEVGNSTAAMGDLKRESDKIGSVLDVIKSVAQQTNLLALNAAIEAARAGEAGRGFAVVADEVRSLAQRTQKSTEEIEELIVGLQAGTEQVATIMDNSRSLTDSSVELTRRAGGSLENITRTVSAIQSMNQQIAAAAEQQSAVAEEINRSVLNVRDVSEQTASSSEETAASSAELARLGVHLQTLVGRFRV, encoded by the coding sequence ATGTTCCGGTGGCTTGCCCAGGGTCTGGGAAATGTAAGCGTCAATCGCAAACTCGGCGCAGGCTTCGGCTTGGTGTTGTTCCTCACCTTGATGATCGCATTCACCGGCTGGTCCAGCCTGGGCAATGTCATCAGCCGGGGCGATAAATTGGGGTTCATTGCCAGTCTCAACGACTTGAGCAAAGACTTGAACCTGGCCAGCATCGACTACAACACCACGCGGGGCGAGAAAGGACCGCAGGCGGTCAACGATCTGCTTGGCAAGCTCGAGGCCGGGCTGAAAACCGCTCGCGAGTTGATCGAACAGCCGGCCGACGTCGCGCTGATCGACAAGCAATTGGCCGCCGTCGCCGAATACAAAGGCGCCTTCGCCCAGATGACCCGCGCTACCGTCAGCCGCGAAGATGCACGCAGTAAACTCGGTGCCAGCGCCGACAACGCCGTGGCCCGCGTCGCCGAAGTTGAAAAGTTGATGCTGCAAGCCGGCGACGTCACGTCGTTCAACAGCGTGGTCACCCTGAGCAAGGCCATCCAGCAAGCCCGCTACCAGGTCCGCGGCTACACCTACAGCGGCAAGAGCGACGCCCAGCAACCCGCCCTCGATGCCATCGACGCCGTCCTCAAACTGCTTGCGCGCCTGCCAGACCAGTTGCCCCAGGAACACGCCGCCAACCTGCAGCAGGCCAGCGACTCGTTCAACCTCTATCGCGCGGCGGTCGCCCAGTTCCGCGACTCGCAAATCGACAACGCCGCTGCCCTCCAGCGCATGAGCGAGCAGGGTCAGATACTGATGGATGCCAGCCAGAAGCTGACCGTATCCCAGACAGCCGTGCGTGACCGCGACGCCGCCCAAGCCAAGATGGTCCTGATCGTAGCGGCCGCCCTGGCGCTGCTGTTTGGCGTGATCGCCGCGCTGTTCATCACCCGGCAGATCGTGGGCCCGCTCGGCGAGACCTTGAAGGTTGCCGAGCGTGTGGCTGCTGGCGACCTGACCCACAACCTCACCTCTGACCGTCGCGACGAACTGGGCCAACTGCAACGCGCCATGCAAAGCATGACCGTGGGCCTGCGGCAATTGATCGGCGGCATCAGCGAAGGCGTTACCCAGATCGCCAGTGCCGCCGAACAGCTTTCAGCCGTGACCGAGCAGACCAGCGCCGGGGTCAACAGCCAAAAAGTGGAAACCGATCAGGTCGCCACCGCCATGCACGAAATGACCGCCACGGTGCAGGAAGTCGCGCGCAACGCCGAGGAAGCCTCCGAAGCGGCCGTCGCAGCCGATCAGCAGGCTCGTGAAGGCGACAAGGTCGTCGGCGAAGCCATCGCTCAGATCGAACGGCTGGCCAAGGAAGTGGGCAACTCCACCGCAGCCATGGGCGATTTGAAACGTGAAAGCGACAAGATCGGCAGCGTCCTGGACGTGATCAAGTCCGTGGCCCAGCAAACCAACCTGCTGGCCCTCAACGCGGCCATCGAAGCGGCCCGCGCCGGCGAAGCCGGGCGTGGTTTCGCGGTGGTGGCCGACGAAGTCCGCAGCCTGGCCCAGCGCACCCAGAAGTCCACGGAAGAGATCGAAGAACTGATCGTGGGCCTGCAAGCCGGTACTGAACAGGTCGCGACCATCATGGACAACAGCCGCAGCCTGACCGACAGCAGCGTCGAACTGACCCGTCGCGCGGGAGGCTCGTTGGAGAACATCACTCGCACGGTTTCGGCGATCCAATCGATGAACCAGCAGATCGCGGCTGCGGCCGAGCAACAGAGTGCGGTGGCTGAGGAGATCAACCGTAGCGTACTGAATGTGCGTGATGTGTCGGAGCAGACGGCGTCGTCCAGTGAAGAGACTGCGGCCTCCAGTGCCGAGCTGGCGCGGTTGGGGGTTCATTTGCAGACGTTGGTTGGGCGGTTCCGGGTTTAA
- a CDS encoding DUF6124 family protein, producing MTDIHTKSPLPRSVIPRLLNPKQAKSENKPSPGQLFTIVDGIDTESLLANLSETLASADAMVSDLAFDLKGSRRHVALGIQQLIELSGLLANRALDNVNTQP from the coding sequence ATAACGGATATACACACAAAATCCCCACTCCCAAGATCCGTCATCCCAAGGCTACTGAACCCCAAACAGGCCAAATCCGAGAATAAACCGTCGCCAGGCCAGCTCTTCACCATCGTCGACGGCATCGACACCGAAAGCCTCCTGGCCAACCTCAGCGAAACCCTGGCCTCAGCCGATGCCATGGTCAGCGACCTGGCGTTCGACCTGAAAGGCTCACGACGCCATGTTGCCCTTGGCATCCAGCAACTGATCGAACTGAGTGGCTTGCTGGCAAATCGGGCACTGGACAACGTCAACACACAACCCTGA
- the mdoH gene encoding glucans biosynthesis glucosyltransferase MdoH encodes MSNTSVQPESLSEYLAHLPMTDEQRAELAGCTSFSELHKRLASSTFDAPNEAAQASVGRRLTLSTAEELEDAEMLALDANGRVCLKATPPIRRTKVVPEPWRTNILVRGWRRLTGRTNPPKPPKDERVLPHARWRTVGSIRRYILLILMLGQTIVAGWYMKGIMPYQGWSLVDLDEVLHQPLLQTATQVLPYALQTSILILFGILFCWVSAGFWTALMGFLELLTGHDKYRISGASAGNEPIPKDARTALVMPICNEDVPRVFAGLRATFESVAATGDLDRFDFFVLSDSNETDICVAEQQAWLDVCREAGGFGKIFYRRRRRRVKRKSGNLDDFCRRWGSDYKYMVVLDADSVMSGECLTSLVRLMEATPDAGIIQTAPRASGMDTLYARMQQFATRVYGPLFTAGLHFWQLGESHYWGHNAIIRMKPFIEHCALAPLPGKGAFAGAILSHDFVEAALMRRAGWGVWIAYDLPGSYEELPPNLLDELKRDRRWCHGNLMNFRLFLVKGMHPVHRAVFLTGVMSYLSAPLWFFFLVLSTALLAVNTLMEPQYFLEPRQLYPLWPQWHPEKAIALFSTTIVLLFLPKLLSIVLIWAKGAKAFGGKFKVTLSMLLEMLFSMLLAPVRMIFHTRFVLAAFLGWAATWNSPQRDDDSTPWSEAVKRHGPQTLLGFFWALLVIWLNPSFLWWLVPIVGSLMLSIPVSVISSRVGLGLKSRDESLFLIPEEYAPPQELLSTDQYTHENRWHALNDGFIRAVVDPQQNALAYALATSRHGKAEPIEWLRVERVRHALKVGPAGLSNAERLALLSDPVALSRLHEQVWSEAHPEWLAAWRESVKADPHAPLLPLQPVSVQPQVA; translated from the coding sequence ATGAGTAATACGTCCGTACAACCAGAATCTCTCAGTGAGTATCTGGCCCATTTGCCGATGACCGACGAGCAGCGCGCCGAGCTGGCGGGCTGCACGTCATTCAGCGAATTGCACAAGCGCCTGGCTTCTTCGACATTCGACGCACCCAACGAGGCGGCGCAAGCCTCGGTGGGCCGTCGCCTGACGCTGAGCACTGCCGAGGAACTCGAGGACGCCGAAATGCTGGCCCTCGATGCCAACGGCCGGGTGTGCTTGAAGGCGACGCCGCCGATTCGCCGGACCAAGGTCGTGCCGGAACCGTGGCGCACCAATATCCTGGTGCGCGGCTGGCGGCGCCTGACCGGGCGTACCAACCCGCCGAAGCCGCCCAAGGATGAGCGCGTGCTGCCCCATGCACGCTGGCGTACCGTGGGTTCGATCCGCCGTTACATCCTGCTGATCCTGATGCTCGGCCAGACCATCGTTGCCGGTTGGTACATGAAAGGCATCATGCCGTACCAGGGCTGGTCGCTGGTGGATCTGGACGAAGTCTTGCACCAACCGCTGCTGCAGACGGCCACGCAAGTGCTGCCGTATGCGTTGCAGACCAGCATCCTGATTCTGTTCGGGATCCTGTTCTGCTGGGTGTCGGCGGGTTTCTGGACCGCGCTGATGGGCTTTCTCGAATTGCTCACCGGCCATGACAAATACCGCATCTCCGGCGCCAGCGCCGGCAACGAGCCCATTCCCAAGGACGCCCGCACTGCGCTGGTGATGCCGATCTGCAACGAAGACGTGCCGCGGGTATTCGCCGGTTTGCGCGCGACCTTCGAGTCGGTGGCCGCCACCGGTGACCTGGATCGCTTCGACTTCTTCGTGCTCAGCGACAGTAACGAGACCGATATCTGCGTGGCCGAACAGCAGGCCTGGCTGGATGTCTGCCGTGAAGCCGGGGGCTTCGGCAAGATCTTCTACCGCCGTCGTCGCCGTCGTGTGAAACGCAAGAGCGGCAACCTCGACGACTTCTGCCGTCGTTGGGGCAGTGACTACAAGTACATGGTCGTGCTCGACGCGGACTCGGTGATGAGCGGCGAATGCCTGACCAGCCTGGTGCGCCTGATGGAAGCCACGCCGGACGCCGGCATCATCCAGACCGCGCCGCGGGCCTCGGGCATGGACACGCTGTATGCGCGCATGCAGCAGTTCGCCACGCGGGTGTACGGTCCGTTGTTCACCGCCGGTTTGCACTTCTGGCAGTTGGGCGAATCCCACTACTGGGGCCACAACGCGATCATCCGCATGAAACCGTTCATCGAGCACTGCGCCCTGGCGCCGTTGCCCGGTAAAGGCGCGTTCGCCGGTGCCATCCTGTCCCACGACTTCGTCGAAGCCGCGCTGATGCGCCGTGCCGGCTGGGGCGTGTGGATTGCCTATGACCTGCCGGGCAGCTACGAAGAGCTGCCACCGAACCTGCTGGACGAACTCAAGCGTGACCGTCGCTGGTGCCACGGCAACCTGATGAACTTCCGGCTGTTCCTGGTCAAGGGCATGCACCCGGTGCACCGTGCGGTGTTCCTGACCGGCGTGATGTCCTACCTGTCGGCGCCGCTGTGGTTCTTCTTCCTGGTGCTGTCCACCGCGCTGCTGGCGGTGAACACATTGATGGAGCCGCAGTACTTCCTCGAGCCACGCCAGCTTTATCCGTTGTGGCCACAATGGCACCCGGAAAAAGCTATCGCGCTGTTCTCGACGACCATCGTGCTGCTGTTCCTGCCCAAGTTGTTGAGTATCGTGCTGATCTGGGCCAAGGGCGCGAAGGCGTTCGGTGGCAAGTTCAAGGTGACGTTGTCCATGCTGCTGGAGATGCTGTTCTCCATGCTGCTGGCGCCGGTGCGAATGATCTTCCACACCCGTTTCGTGCTCGCCGCGTTCCTGGGCTGGGCCGCGACCTGGAACTCGCCGCAACGTGACGACGACTCCACGCCATGGAGCGAAGCGGTCAAGCGCCACGGCCCGCAGACTTTGCTGGGCTTCTTCTGGGCCTTGCTGGTGATCTGGCTGAACCCGAGCTTCCTCTGGTGGCTGGTGCCGATCGTGGGTTCGCTGATGCTGTCGATTCCGGTGTCGGTGATCTCCAGCCGCGTGGGTCTGGGCTTGAAGTCCCGTGATGAAAGCCTGTTCCTGATTCCTGAGGAATACGCACCGCCGCAGGAGCTGCTGTCGACGGACCAGTACACCCATGAGAACCGTTGGCATGCACTGAACGACGGTTTCATCCGGGCGGTGGTCGATCCACAACAGAACGCCTTGGCGTATGCGCTGGCGACCTCCCGTCACGGCAAGGCCGAGCCGATCGAATGGCTGCGTGTCGAACGCGTTCGTCACGCCCTGAAGGTCGGTCCTGCCGGTCTCAGCAATGCCGAGCGGCTGGCCCTGCTGAGCGACCCGGTGGCCTTGTCTCGCCTGCACGAGCAGGTCTGGAGCGAGGCGCATCCCGAGTGGCTGGCGGCATGGCGTGAGTCGGTCAAGGCCGACCCTCATGCACCGCTGCTACCGCTACAGCCGGTGAGCGTGCAGCCTCAAGTGGCCTGA